A genome region from Ahaetulla prasina isolate Xishuangbanna chromosome 8, ASM2864084v1, whole genome shotgun sequence includes the following:
- the LOC131203241 gene encoding placenta-specific gene 8 protein-like: MEVQPMVVTQPPMVVTVQPSRNYWQTDICDCFSDCGVCLCGMFCYPCLACQVAAAMNECCCCGATVAMRAVYRTKYDIPGSICGDTCIVGCLPVCSLCQIQRDINRRKAMGIF, translated from the exons ATGGAAGTTCAACCAATGGTTGTCACTCAGCCACCGATGGTGGTAACGGTCCAGCCCAGCAGAAACTATTGGCAAACGGACATATGTGACTGCTTTAGCGACTGTGGAGTCT GTCTCTGCGGAATGTTCTGCTACCCTTGTTTGGCATGCCAAGTTGCTGCAGCTATGAATGAATGTTGTTGCTGTGGCGCAACTGTGGCCATGCGAGCTGTTTACAGGACAAAATACGATATCCCT gGATCCATCTGTGGAGATACCTGCATTGTGGGGTGTTTGCCCGTTTGTTCCCTCTGCCAAATCCAGAGAGATATCAATAGAAGGAAAGCAATGGGGATATTCTAG
- the LOC131203242 gene encoding placenta-specific gene 8 protein-like, protein MNVQPMVVTQPQMVVTVQPNRNYWQTNLCDCFSDCEVCLCGMFCFPCLVCQVASDMNECCCCSPTVAMRAVYRTKYNIPGSICDDACIVGCFPVCSLCQIKRDINRRKEMGIF, encoded by the exons ATGAATGTTCAGCCAATGGTTGTTACTCAGCCACAGATGGTAGTGACGGTCCAGCCCAACAGAAACTATTGGCAAACGAACTTATGTGACTGCTTTAGCGACTGTGAAGTCT GTCTCTGTGGAATGTTTTGCTTCCCTTGTTTGGTATGTCAAGTTGCTTCAGATATGAATGAATGTTGTTGCTGTAGCCCAACTGTGGCCATGCGAGCGGTCTACAGGACAAAATACAACATCCCT ggcTCCATCTGTGACGATGCCTGCATTGTGGGGTGTTTCCCCGTTTGTTCCCTCTGCCAAATCAAGAGAGATATCAATAGAAGGAAAGAAATGGGAATATTCTAG